Proteins from one Aquila chrysaetos chrysaetos chromosome 5, bAquChr1.4, whole genome shotgun sequence genomic window:
- the LOC115342189 gene encoding GTP-binding protein Rhes-like: protein MSLVVKEKNHVRLVFLGAAGVGKTALIRRFLMDTFEPKHRRTVEELHSKEYEVSGATVKVEILDTSGSYSFPAMRKLSIQNSDAFALVYAVDDAESFESVKSLREEILEVKEDKFPPIVVVGNKAESGGERRVPAEDALSLVELDWNSRFVETSAKDNENVLEVFRELLQQANLPSRLSPALCKRRETLPKEQALRPPMNKTNSCSVC from the coding sequence ATGTCCCTGGTGGTGAAGGAGAAGAACCACGTGCGGTTGGTCTTCTTGGGTGCTGCCGGCGTGGGCAAGACAGCCCTCATCCGTCGCTTCCTGATGGACACCTTCGAGCCCAAGCACCGGCGCACGGTGGAGGAGCTGCACAGCAAGGAGTACGAGGTGAGCGGGGCCACGGTCAAGGTGGAAATCCTGGACACCAGTGGCAGCTACTCCTTCCCGGCCATGCGGAAGCTCTCGATCCAGAACAGCGATGCCTTCGCCCTGGTCTACGCCGTAGATGATGCCGAGTCCTTCGAGAGCGTCAAGAGCTTGCGGGAGGAGATCCTGGAGGTGAAGGAAGACAAGTTCCCTCCCATCGTGGTGGTCGGCAACAAGGCAGAGAGTGGCGGCGAGCGGCGGGTGCCGGCAGAGGATGCCCTGTCGCTGGTGGAGCTGGACTGGAACAGCCGCTTCGTGGAGACGTCGGCCAAGGACAACGAGAACGTCCTGGAGGTCttcagggagctgctgcagcaagcCAACCTCCCCAGCCGGCTCAGCCCGGCGCTCTGCAAGAGGAGGGAGACGTTGCCCAAGGAGCAGGCGCTGAGGCCTCCCATGAACAAGACCAACAGTTGCTCGGTGTGCTGA